A genomic window from Silene latifolia isolate original U9 population chromosome 11, ASM4854445v1, whole genome shotgun sequence includes:
- the LOC141614089 gene encoding uncharacterized protein LOC141614089: protein MIDSHNTIAKTFRKVRDRLAVNTDSDVSIKLISRRLSDGRTYNLPTVSEVAALIEGDIGPHMEKRDIIVRRSCDGLQRISELHPLYTPLQYPLLIPSGEDGYRPGILHSASSIGVSTSDQPREETTCREWFAYHLIERPPDVEFPTILLSVVYTIEFQKRGLPHAHIVLFLHREDKFPTAADVDKIISAEIPDPTTDPVLHSVVCEYMLHGPCGKAKPSCPCMVGGKCSKYYPKPCTERTTVEGDGYPIYKRSKKGVTVIKDDVPLGNDFVIPYNSQLLLKYRAHINVEWCNQSRSIKYLFKYINKGSDRVTMQSSYTRRNEEDPGRFDEIKRFYDCRYLSAYEAAWRIFGFDIHYRTPAVERLQYHLPDEQPIVFHDDDDWVDEVVENTSLGVSQFLNWMGCNNSTVEEMQVAKELLYCEFPTKFVWKKKLRQWSLRKKGFTIGRLVHVPPQCGELYFQRVMLNHVKGPKCFEDIRTVNHFVHPTFREACYALGLIGDDREYIAAINEAADWGSGFYLRNLFATLLFCGTLSMPSRVWDETWELLSDDILHRQCTILNNQDLQLTDEELQNYALIDIENSLQINGSSLRRFEGMPFPDMSATTHHRNSLVMDALSYDRQSLSEEHEIQLSSMTDEQRSKGDIVVVVASSGIAATLIPGGVTAHSRFGISICSRIKPDSDLAKLLIRAKLIIWDEAPMTHRHCFEALDKSLKDVMRVLDVGNAEVPFGGKVVVIRLTKNMRLQVGSSTDNVEELRKFSEWLLEIGDGIAGGENDGEVDLELPADLLIQDVTNPIKTLVDVTYPDLLAQLWNSEYLQQRAILAPTHEIVESVNEYVLSLIKKDERIYLSSDEVCSDDRGTGDGDIHSIEFFNSIKCARLPNHQLKLKVGAMVMLLRNIDQSRGLCNGTRLIVTDLGARVIRILS from the exons ATGATTGACTCTCACAATACAATTGCAAAGACATTTAGGAAGGTTAGGGATAGACTGGCTGTAAATACAGACAGTGATGTGAGTATCAAACTTATTTCAAGGAGATTAAGTGATGGAAGAACTTACAATCTTCCAACAGTTTCAGAGGTAGCGGCTTTAATTGAGGGGGATATTGGTCCACATATGGAGAAGCGAGATATTATTGTGAGAAGGTCGTGCGATGGTTTACAGCGGATATCTGAGTTGCACCCTTTATATACCCCCTTACAATATCCTTTGTTAATTCCATCCGGAGAAGATGGGTATAGGCCAGGTATCCTACATAGTGCTTCTTCTATTGGTGTTAGCACGAGTGACCAACCACGTGAAGAAACAACGTGTAGGGAGTGGTTTGCTTATCATCTTATAGAGAGACCACCAGATGTTGAATTTCCAACGATCTTATTATCTG TCGTGTATACTATTGAATTTCAAAAACGTGGACTCCCTCATGCCCATATAGTATTGTTCCTACATCGGGAGGACAAATTTCCTACAGCCGCAGATGTCGACAAAATCATTTCCGCGGAGATTCCTGATCCGACTACAGATCCCGTCTTACATAGTGTTGTTTGCGAGTATATGCTTCATGGACCGTGTGGTAAAGCAAAGCCCTCATGTCCGTGTATGGTCGGAGGCAAGTGCTCAAAATATTACCCAAAGCCGTGCACCGAGAGAACAACGGTTGAAGGTGATGGGTACCCTATATACAAGAGAAGCAAGAAAGGAGTTACGGTGATTAAAGATGATGTGCCCCTGGGAAATGATTTTGTCATTCCATATAACTCTCAGTTGTTGTTGAAATATCGGGCTCATATCAATGTCGAATGGTGTAATCAATCTAGATCCATAAAGTACCTATTTAAGTACATTAACAAGGGCTCTGATCGAGTTACCATGCAGTCGTCTTACACACGACGTAATGAGGAGGACCCTGGTCGATTTGATGAGATTAAGAGGTTTTACGATTGTCGATATCTCTCTGCATATGAAGCCGCTTGGAGAATTTTTGGGTTTGATATCCACTACAGAACTCCTGCTGTTGAAAGGCTACAATACCATCTTCCGGATGAGCAACCTATTGTCTTCCACGATGATGATGATTGGGTTGATGAGGTCGTAGAAAATACTTCGCTCGGGGTGTCACAATTTCTTAATTGGATGGGCTGTAATAATTCGACAGTAGAAGAGATGCAGGTTGCTAAAGAATTATTGTACTGTGAATTTCCAACCAAATTTGTTtggaaaaagaaacttcgtcaaTGGAGCCTTAGGAAAAAAGGATTTACAATTGGTAGGTTGGTTCACGTTCCCCCGCAATGTGGTGAATTGTATTTCCAGAGAGTAATGTTGAATCACGTTAAGGGACCAAAATGTTTCGAGGATATTAGGACTGTGAATCATTTTGTTCATCCGACATTTAGAGAAGCATGTTATGCATTGGGATTAATTGGTGATGATCGAGAGTATATTGCAGCTATCAACGAAGCAGCTGATTGGGGGTCTGGCTTCTACTTGAGAAATTTGTTCGCGACGTTATTATTTTGTGGCACTTTGTCTATGCCGAGCAGAGTCTGGGACGAAACTTGGGAACTGCTATCGGACGACATCCTTCATAGGCAATGCACTATTCTTAACAATCAAG ATTTACAGCTTACCGATGAAGAgttgcaaaattatgcacttatTGATATTGAAAATTCTCTTCAAATAAATGGTAGTTCACTTCGTCGATTTGAGGGAATGCCGTTCCCAGACATGTCTGCAACGACACATCATCGAAATAGTTTAGTCATGGATGCGTTATCGTACGATAGACAGTCCTTGAGTGAAGAACATGAGATTCAGTTATCTTCAATGACTGACGAGCAGAG GAGTAAGGGCGATATTGTTGTGGTTGTTGCGTCAAGTGGAATTGCAGCAACATTGATACCAGGTGGTGTAACAGCTCATTCCAGGTTTGGAATTTCCATATGCTCCCGAATTAAGCCCGACAGTGATTTAGCTAAACTTTTGATACGTGCTAAACTCATAATATGGGATGAAGCACCGATGACTCATAGGCATTGCTTTGAGGCCCTTGATAAAAGTTTAAAAGATGTAATGCGTGTTTTGGACGTGGGAAATGCTGAAGTGCCGTTTGGTGGGAAAGTTGTG GTAATTAGATTGACCAAAAATATGCGATTGCAAGTTGGTAGTTCAACTGACAATGTTGAGGAGTTACGAAAATTCTCCGAATGGCtcttggagattggagatggtatAGCAGGCGGTGAAAATGATGGAGAAGTTGATCTAGAATTACCAGCCGACTTACTAATTCAGGATGTGACGAATCCTATTAAGACATTAGTAGATGTCACTTATCCGGATCTGCTAGCACAATTGTGGAATTCGGAATATCTCCAACAAAGGGCAATCCTGGCCCCTACTCATGAGATTGTTGAATCAGTAAATGAATATGTTTTGTCGCTTATTAAAAAGGATGAGAGAATTTATTTAAGCTCCGATGAGGTGTGTAGTGATGACAGAGGTACAGGTGACGGTGACATTCACTCTATTGAATTCTTCAACAGTATTAAATGTGCCAGACTCCCGAATCACCAGTTGAAGTTGAAGGTCGGTGCTATGGTGATGCTTCTGCGAAACATTGATCAATCACGTGGGTTGTGTAACGGCACGAGACTAATTGTGACTGATCTGGGGGCACGCGTGATAAGAATCTTGTCTTAA